From Leptotrichia wadei, one genomic window encodes:
- the kdsA gene encoding 3-deoxy-8-phosphooctulonate synthase, producing the protein MLIDKVKKVKITDDITIGNDKIFLIAGPCVIESEDLVMEVAGKMKEITDKLGIQYVFKASFDKANRSSISSFRGPGLEKGLEILSRVKSKYGVALATDIHEPYQCKEAAKVIDLLQIPAFLSRQTDLLVAAAKTGKAVNIKKGQFLAPWDMKNVVKKFQEVGNENIMLCERGASFGYNNLVVDMRGLLEMRKFGYPVIFDATHSVQIPGGRGETSGGNRDYVYPLARAAVSVGVDGIFAEVHPDPDKGLSDGPNMLKLDNIEEILTKLLKYDKLTKEL; encoded by the coding sequence ATGCTAATAGATAAAGTGAAAAAAGTTAAAATTACTGATGATATTACGATTGGTAATGACAAGATTTTCTTGATTGCAGGACCTTGCGTGATTGAATCGGAAGATCTGGTTATGGAAGTGGCTGGGAAAATGAAAGAAATTACGGATAAACTGGGCATTCAATATGTTTTTAAGGCTTCATTTGACAAGGCTAACCGTTCTTCAATTTCATCTTTTAGAGGACCTGGACTTGAAAAAGGGCTTGAAATTTTATCAAGAGTCAAGTCTAAATATGGCGTTGCTCTTGCGACTGATATCCACGAACCTTATCAATGTAAAGAAGCTGCAAAAGTAATTGACCTTTTGCAAATTCCAGCTTTTTTATCACGGCAAACCGACTTGCTTGTTGCCGCAGCCAAAACAGGAAAAGCTGTAAATATTAAAAAAGGGCAGTTTTTAGCACCTTGGGATATGAAAAATGTTGTAAAAAAATTTCAGGAAGTTGGAAATGAGAATATAATGCTTTGTGAACGTGGAGCTTCTTTTGGATACAATAATCTTGTTGTAGATATGCGTGGACTTTTGGAAATGAGAAAATTTGGATATCCAGTTATATTTGATGCAACACATTCAGTACAAATTCCAGGAGGAAGAGGTGAAACTTCAGGTGGTAACCGTGATTATGTTTATCCACTTGCAAGAGCGGCTGTATCTGTGGGAGTAGATGGGATTTTTGCTGAAGTACATCCCGATCCCGATAAAGGTCTATCTGATGGACCAAATATGCTAAAATTAGATAATATTGAAGAAATTTTAACAAAACTTTTGAAATATGATAAATTAACAAAAGAATTATAA
- a CDS encoding pyridoxal-phosphate-dependent aminotransferase family protein, with product MSSKLLLTPGPTNIPEEYLEILGNDIIHHRTPEFRRIMKENNENLKKVFKTTQNDVAVLTSSGTGSMETAIVNFFSKGDKVLAVNTGYFGDRFRKIAEIYGLNVINLQYEFGESYKLEDVKKVISENPDLKGILATHSETSVGILNDIKSLGDLTKNTEILLVVDTISGLVVNEFNFDEWHVDVAIAGSQKAFLIPPGLAFVAISDKAKKAMETSDLPKYYFDLKQYIKYFEEKGETPYTPAIALILALNQSLKDLIKNGIENTIKQKHELRKYVEEKAEKLGFKLLVKNEENRTNTLISVYREGIVIKSIIAALEEKGYTVTGGKGKYAESLMRIGILGQISKEQIDDFFVIFEEELKKQL from the coding sequence ATGAGTTCAAAATTATTATTAACACCTGGACCAACAAATATACCAGAAGAATATCTAGAAATTTTAGGAAATGACATTATTCACCACAGAACACCTGAATTTAGAAGAATTATGAAAGAAAACAATGAAAACTTGAAAAAAGTATTCAAGACAACACAAAATGATGTTGCTGTTCTAACTTCTTCTGGAACAGGTTCAATGGAAACTGCCATTGTAAACTTTTTCTCAAAGGGAGATAAAGTTTTAGCTGTAAATACTGGATATTTTGGTGACAGATTTAGAAAAATCGCAGAAATTTATGGCTTGAATGTAATTAATTTACAATATGAATTTGGAGAAAGCTATAAATTGGAAGATGTAAAAAAAGTTATTTCTGAAAATCCTGATTTAAAGGGAATTTTAGCTACTCATAGTGAAACTTCAGTTGGAATTTTAAATGACATAAAATCACTTGGAGATTTGACTAAAAATACTGAAATTTTATTAGTAGTTGACACAATTAGTGGACTTGTAGTAAATGAATTTAATTTTGATGAATGGCATGTTGACGTTGCAATAGCAGGAAGCCAAAAGGCATTTTTAATACCTCCAGGGTTAGCTTTTGTAGCAATTAGCGATAAGGCAAAAAAAGCGATGGAAACTTCTGATTTGCCAAAATATTACTTTGATTTAAAACAATACATTAAATATTTTGAAGAAAAAGGAGAAACACCTTATACTCCAGCAATTGCATTAATTTTAGCATTAAATCAATCATTGAAGGATTTAATCAAAAATGGAATTGAAAATACAATAAAACAAAAACACGAGTTGAGAAAATATGTGGAAGAAAAAGCAGAAAAACTTGGATTTAAATTATTAGTTAAAAATGAAGAAAATAGAACAAATACATTAATTTCTGTTTACAGAGAAGGAATCGTAATAAAATCAATTATTGCCGCTCTTGAGGAAAAGGGTTATACTGTTACAGGCGGAAAAGGAAAATATGCTGAAAGCCTTATGAGAATTGGTATTTTGGGACAAATTTCAAAAGAACAAATTGATGACTTCTTTGTTATCTTTGAAGAAGAATTAAAAAAACAATTATAA